The Stieleria maiorica genome includes the window CGCTGACACCTTGCGGGCGGTAGGACGTTTCGGTCGCATCGTTTCCGGTTAGCACTTCGTACCAAACCAGTCCCGCCAGAAAACAGCCTTGGTTGTTTCCGTGTTTGAAATCCAGGCGAAGCGTTTTTTTGTCGCCGTCGGTCCGCCAAGACCAACCGGTCACCAACGAGTTGGTCTGCTTCGGCAGTGCCGGATGGACCGGGTTGTCGTAGTCAAACTCTGGATCGATCACCAGTACCTCGCGTCCTGGGGTATTGCGAGCCGATTGAAACGCACGTCCGACGGGAATGATACGACTGTTTAACTGCTCTGCGACACTGTCGTACGCCGCAGCCAGTCGCCGGTACATTTCCTGTTGCGTGATCCCGTCCGATTTCAGCAGCGGAGAATCGGGGCGATAGGCCCACGTCTGGTGAACAAGAATCTCTGCCTGGGGAGCGTGTTCGCGGATGATCGCGACGAGTTGTTCGACGTACGGATGGTAGGATTCCGGTTTGTAGCTGAGCGCACTCATCTGCTGCAGCGTGACGTAATCCCATTGGTCGGCGGCCAAGTATTCCTGCAAACTGTATCGCTTGCCGGCGTCGCCACGGTAAGGTTTCTGGTCGGGATCGGTCGCGGACTTTTCTGCCAAGGCGGCATGCTTCTCCAGCGTGCATCCGCCGATGTTTGCCGTGCCGATGACGATGCGACAAGAGCCCTCCGAGTCGGCGATCGATTCGAGATACCGGCACGCGTTTTGGGCAAAGCTGTTGCCGATCGTCAACACACGCACCGTGCGGACGTCGGTTTCCTGAGCACCGGCACCTGGCACCAGCAACGCGTGACAGATTGCAAACACGAACCCTACATGAAAAGCTTTCATCACCACTTCCGGTTTCCTCGCCAATGTCTCGTTATTGGGTTGCGCAAGCCCGATTCTTCATTGGGGCGTATTCTAACTGGACCGCGCCACTTCGGGATCAATTCAAGCACGAAACCACGCGACCTATTCAATGAATCAGCCGCATGGCGCGCGCCCAATGCTAACGACTCTATGAGCCGACGGCGCTAGCCGCGGGCCTTGGATTGCCCTTCGAGACCTGGAAGGCCCGAGGCTAGCGCCTGCGGCTCAGCTTGTAATCGTAAGGCCCGAGGCTAGCGCCTGCGGCTCAGTTTGGAATCGAAAGTAGGTGGCGTTGGGCGCGAGCCTACGGGCCCCGGTGCAATCTCTTGCTGTTTCAATGCCCGTACGCTCGCGCGAAACGGCTGATCCCACGTAGGATGGGATTAAATCAACAGGCCGTTGGTGAGTTCCGCTACGGAAGAATCAGGTTGTGGGCGACTGCTATTTGGCGGTCGTCGATAACTCGGGGCCGGTTCGCGTGCGATACAGAAACGCATCGGAGGTCAGCAGCGAGGTGATCAGCGCGTTCATGCTGCCGCCGGATTCTTTGTACGCGCGATGGGCGTCTTGCAACACCGGCGCATCGTGCAGGGTTTCGTTGCGTCCCATCCAGAAACGGAACGCGTGACGCACGAACACCTGTTCGACCCGCTCGCTTTCGGCCAATTTCTCAATCATCTCGATGGCGTCGGAGACTTCGCCGTCAAGCGCGGGGTCGCCCGAATCGATGATCTCTCCGCTGCTGTCGACCGGTTGGTCCAGTTCAAGCGTGCGATACACGCCCGCATGGTTGTACATTTCAAACGGCAGCCCCAGCGGATCCATCTTTTCGTGGCACGTCCAGCAATACGTTTCGCGGGTGACTCGCATGCGCTGGCGCAGCGTGTTGTGGGGCTCGTCGGGCAGCATTGCATCGACGGTGATCGGCACATCGGGGATGCCTCCGCCGAGCAATCGTTCGCGAATCCATCGGCCGCGCAGGATGGCGTGATTGTCCATCGCGTCGCTGTGCGAAACGAGCCAACTGGGATGGGTCAGGATGCCCAGGCGTTGGCCTTCGGGGGCGGTGGCGAGAATCCGTTCGGGCTTCATGGACCCCCTGCCGAAACTGCGACGACTGACACGGGCAAAAATCTCCGGTCCGGACAGGTCGGCGGCGGCGATGCCAAGCTTTTCTTTGTCCAGCCGATACTGCCGGACGGTTGCGGCTCTCGCCTTTTCGGCCGCCTCGACCGTTTTCTTTTTCGCCGCTAACTCCTCTTGTTTCTTTGGCGTGTCGCCCTCGGGGTTTTCCTTGAGCCACTTTTCCAGATCATCCAGTTCCTGTCGGGCCTGTTTCAGTGCGGCGTTGTCCTTTTTCTTTGCTTCGGCCTCTTCCTCTTCAACCGCCGCCACCGCCGCATCATGTTCTTCTTTGGTGCGTTTTCTGCCGAAGTAGTACGCGTCTTTGTCGGTCGCGACCACTTTGTCGGTGGTCAGCAATTGTTTCAGTACGTCCTTGTCTTCTTGCAGGATCAATTCGACCAGGCGATCGGTGCTGGCCGTCGCATCGAACATTGCGCGGTAGTGTGATTCGCCTCGCGCCGTCACGCCGGTTTCTGTCAGCGCCTTGTTGTCCTTGCAGATGTAGCCGGCCAGATCATAGTCAAAGTAATCGCGAAAGAACTTCAACACGCGAGGCTTGCGGATGCTGTCGTCGCCGAGCATCCGCTGGACTTCGCGGCGGACATCGTCGCGGGTTCGCATGCGTCCGTCGAGGATCGCCGTGCGCAGCTCTTGGTCGGGGCGGATGTAACGCAGCGCGTGATTGACGGCCAAGCCGAGTTCCCAGTCTTGCAGCATGACCCGCCCGTGCGGATCCGGGGTGCCGTACTGGACCAGTTCCGGCCGGAACAGCGCATCACGATCCAGGAAGATCGCCGACAATCCCAGGATGGCACCGTCTTCCTTGCCCAGCTTCTGGATCGATTCGTTGACGATCTGCAGGTACTGGTTCGATTCCTGATCGGTCGGCGGACGGTAGGTCAACGCCTGGAACAGAAAGTCCACCGCGGCGCGCACTCGCTGGTCCGAGACGCCGTCGTCTTTCATCAGGTCATGGACGGGAGTCAGCGGACGAACGACCTTGGTGCTGTAGACCAAACTGGTGGGTAATCCACGCAGGTCACCGACCATCTTGTCGGCGATCGATTTGGGATCGTCCGTGATTTGATAAGGCTTGGCGATGCTCAGCGGACCCTCGGCCATGTAGCGAAGGATGTCATCGGCCAGATCCAGGATCTGAGTCGCTTCGGCGCTGTTGACGGTGTAGAAGTCGGGGTAGTTTTCCAATCCGTGTTTGCGAGCGGAGGACAGGATCGCGGGGACGCTTTTGACGGACGTGGCGTAGGCGACGGTGCCGCCTTGCCACTGGATGATGCGGTCGACGCCGAAGTACAGCTTCAATTCACCGCCGTGGTTGGTCGGCACGGCATCGCCATGGGTGCGCAGCCCCGGTTTTTCGGGATCGTACGGCGGTTCGGTGTTGATCAGCTCATTCAGACGCGTGATGTGCTCTTGCGGCGTCAACCGCCAGATCCGAGCCGGCGAGGAGGTGGGGACCAGCTGAATCTCTGCGGGTAATTCGCCGAACAGCAACTCATGATTGACGAAGTTGCCTTTGTGGGGATCGCGGTGGGCATGGAATCCGCCCTTGTCCCGCATCACTCGCGACAGTTCATCGACGACCCAATCGGAGAACTGCAGCCGGTCGAC containing:
- a CDS encoding DUF4886 domain-containing protein — its product is MKAFHVGFVFAICHALLVPGAGAQETDVRTVRVLTIGNSFAQNACRYLESIADSEGSCRIVIGTANIGGCTLEKHAALAEKSATDPDQKPYRGDAGKRYSLQEYLAADQWDYVTLQQMSALSYKPESYHPYVEQLVAIIREHAPQAEILVHQTWAYRPDSPLLKSDGITQQEMYRRLAAAYDSVAEQLNSRIIPVGRAFQSARNTPGREVLVIDPEFDYDNPVHPALPKQTNSLVTGWSWRTDGDKKTLRLDFKHGNNQGCFLAGLVWYEVLTGNDATETSYRPQGVSEEDAAFFRRVAHQAVASRKPGIAK
- a CDS encoding DUF1588 domain-containing protein; protein product: MRRSTSCVLLVACWLSFGVPASAAAETYTPGQGADKDFESFAGAFLADHCIDCHGETAPEGDLSLHDLGPVDEINAGIWKSVWAQVSLQEMPPPDASELGVVDRLQFSDWVVDELSRVMRDKGGFHAHRDPHKGNFVNHELLFGELPAEIQLVPTSSPARIWRLTPQEHITRLNELINTEPPYDPEKPGLRTHGDAVPTNHGGELKLYFGVDRIIQWQGGTVAYATSVKSVPAILSSARKHGLENYPDFYTVNSAEATQILDLADDILRYMAEGPLSIAKPYQITDDPKSIADKMVGDLRGLPTSLVYSTKVVRPLTPVHDLMKDDGVSDQRVRAAVDFLFQALTYRPPTDQESNQYLQIVNESIQKLGKEDGAILGLSAIFLDRDALFRPELVQYGTPDPHGRVMLQDWELGLAVNHALRYIRPDQELRTAILDGRMRTRDDVRREVQRMLGDDSIRKPRVLKFFRDYFDYDLAGYICKDNKALTETGVTARGESHYRAMFDATASTDRLVELILQEDKDVLKQLLTTDKVVATDKDAYYFGRKRTKEEHDAAVAAVEEEEAEAKKKDNAALKQARQELDDLEKWLKENPEGDTPKKQEELAAKKKTVEAAEKARAATVRQYRLDKEKLGIAAADLSGPEIFARVSRRSFGRGSMKPERILATAPEGQRLGILTHPSWLVSHSDAMDNHAILRGRWIRERLLGGGIPDVPITVDAMLPDEPHNTLRQRMRVTRETYCWTCHEKMDPLGLPFEMYNHAGVYRTLELDQPVDSSGEIIDSGDPALDGEVSDAIEMIEKLAESERVEQVFVRHAFRFWMGRNETLHDAPVLQDAHRAYKESGGSMNALITSLLTSDAFLYRTRTGPELSTTAK